Proteins encoded together in one Felis catus isolate Fca126 chromosome B3, F.catus_Fca126_mat1.0, whole genome shotgun sequence window:
- the ACAN gene encoding aggrecan core protein isoform X4: MTTLLLVFVTLRVITAASAIEASDPDNSLSVSIPEPSPLRVLLGSSLTIPCYFIDPMHPVTTAPSTAPLSPRIKWSRISKEKEVVLLVATEGQVRVNSAYQDKVSLPNYPAIPSDATLEIQNLCSNDSGMYRCEVMHGIEDSEATLEVVVKGIVFHYRAISTRYTLDFDRAQRACLQNSAIIATPEQLQAAYEDGFHQCDAGWLADQTVRYPIHTPREGCYGDKDEFPGVRTYGIRDTNETYDVYCFAEDMEGEVFYATSPEKFTFQEAANECRRLGARLATTGQLYLAWQSGMDMCSAGWLADRSVRYPISKARPNCGGNLLGVRTVYLHANQTGYPDPSSRYDAICYTGEDFVDIPENFFGVGGEEDITIQTVTWPDVELPLPRNVTEGEARGNVILTVKPIFDVSPTIPEPEEPFTFVPEVGATAFPEAENRTGEATRPWGVPEESTPGLAFTAFTSEDHVVQVTAVPGATEVPGRPRLPGGVVFHYRPGSARYALTFAEAQQACLRTGAVIASPEQLQAAYEAGYEQCDAGWLQDQTVRYPIVSPRTPCVGDKDSSPGVRTYGVRPPSETYDVYCYVDRLEGEVFFVTRPEQFTFEEALAFCESHNATLASTGQLYAAWSGGLDKCYAGWLSDGSLRYPIVTPRPSCGGDKPGVRTVYLYPNQTGLPDPLSRHHAFCFRGVSAAPSPGEEEGGTATPSVEDWIATQVVPGVAAVPSGEETTTSPDFTTEPENQTEWELAYTPVGTSPPPGIPPTWPPTSAATEESTEGPSGTEVPSASEEPSPSEEPAPSEEPFPWEEPSTLAPPVPSGTELPGSGEASGVPEVSGDFTGSGEVSGRLDSSGQPSGEISSGLPSGDLDSSGLTSAVGSGLPVESGLASGDEDRITGPSIPKVGGEGLETSASGVGDLSGLPSAEGPEVSASGVEVLSGLPSGEGPEVSASGVGDLSGLPSGEGPEVSASGVEVLSGLPSGEGPEVSASGVGDLSGLPSGEGPEVSASGVEVLSGLPSGEGPEVSASGVEILSGLPSGEGPEVSASGVGDLSGLPSGEGPEVSTSGVEVLSGLPSAEGPEVSASGVEVLSGLPSGEGPEVSASGVGDLSGLPSAEGPEVSASGVEVLSGLPSAEGPEVSASGVEVLSGLPSAEGPEVSASGVEVLSGLPSAEGPEVSASGVEVLSGLPSGEGPEVSASGVEVLSGLPSGEGPEVSASGVGDLSGLPSGEGPEVSASGVEVLSGLPSGEGPEVSASGVEVVSGLPSGEGPEVSASGIGDLSGLPSGREGLETSASGVGDLSGLPSGIEGHPETSASGVGDLSEFYSGGEGLETSASGAEELSGLPSGKEDLIGSASGDLDLGRIPSGTPGSGQAPEASGLPSGFSGEYSGVDLGSGPSSGLPDFSGLPSGFPTISLVDTTLVEVVTATTASELEGRGTIGISGAGETSGLPLSELDISGAVSGLPSGAELSGQASGSPDTSGETSGFFGVSGQPSGFPDISGGTSGLFEVSGQASGFSGETSAVTELSGLVSGQPDVSGEASGVLSGSGQPFGITDLSGETSGVPGVSGATSGIPDLVPSAVSGSGASSGITFVDTSLVEVTPTTFKEEEGLGSVELSGLPSGEAGLSGTSGIMDVSGQSSGAVDSGGFTSPPPEFSGLPSAVAEVSGESSGAEIGSSLPSGAYDGSGLASGFPTVSLVDRTLVESVTQAPTAQEAGEGPSGIVELSGAHSGAPDVSGDHSGFLDPSGPRSGLVEPSGEPSSTPYFSGDFSGTVDVSGESSAATGTGGGASGLPEVTLITSEFVEGVTEPTVSQELAQRPPVTHTPRLFESSGEASASGEISGATPTFPGSGVGSVPESSSETPAFPEAGAGASAAPEASGGASGSPDVSEATSTFPDADVEGGSGLAVSGSTSAFPEGPGEGSATPEAREEPTTTHDVGTEASGWASATPMASGDRTEIGGDLSGHTSGLDVVISTSVPESEWTQQTQRPAEAHLEIESSSPLHSGEETQTAETATFPTDASIPTPPGGTDESAVTVAAPARSCAKEPCGSAVCQETEGHITCLYPPGPTGKNCNIDIDECLSSPCLNGATCVDAIDSFTCLCLPSYRGDLCEIDQELCEEGWTKFQGHCYRYFPDRESWVDAESRCRAQQSHLSSIVTPEEQEFVNNNAQDYQWIGLNDRTIEGDFRWSDGHSLQFENWRPNQPDNFFVSGEDCVVMIWHEKGEWNDVPCNYYLPFTCKKGTVACGDPPVVEHARTFGQKKDRYEINSLVRYQCTEGFVQRHVPTIRCQPSGHWEEPRITCTDPSTYKRRLQKRSSRPARRSRPSTAH, translated from the exons ATGACCACTTTACTCTTGGTGTTTGTGACTCTGAGGGTCATTACAGCAGCCAGCGCAATAGAAGCTTCAG ACCCTGACAACTCGCTGAGTGTCAGCATCCCCGAACCGTCCCCCCTGCGGGTCCTCCTGGGGAGCTCCCTCACCATCCCCTGCTACTTCATCGACCCCATGCACCCCGTGACCACCgccccctccaccgcccccctcTCCCCGAGAATCAAGTGGAGCCGCATTTCCAAGGAGAAGGAGGTGGTGTTGCTAGTGGCCACGGAAGGGCAGGTGCGGGTTAACAGTGCCTACCAAGACAAGGTCTCGCTGCCCAACTATCCGGCCATCCCCAGCGACGCCACCTTGGAAATCCAGAACCTGTGTTCCAATGACTCTGGGATGTACCGCTGTGAGGTCATGCACGGCATTGAGGACAGCGAGGCTACCCTGGAGGTCGTGGTGAAAG GCATCGTGTTCCATTACAGAGCTATCTCCACACGCTACACGCTGGACTTTGACAGGGCACAGCGGGCCTGCCTGCAGAACAGTGCCATCATCGCCACACCCGAACAGCTGCAGGCTGCCTACGAGGACGGCTTCCACCAGTGCGACGCCGGCTGGCTGGCCGACCAGACTGTCAG GTACCCCATCCACACTCCGAGGGAAGGCTGTTACGGGGACAAGGATGAGTTTCCGGGCGTGAGGACATACGGCATCCGAGACACCAATGAGACCTATGATGTGTACTGCTTCGCTGAAGACATGGAAG GCGAGGTCTTCTATGCCACATCTCCGGAGAAGTTCACCTTCCAGGAGGCAGCCAATGAGTGTCGGCGGCTGGGCGCCCGGCTGGCCACCACAGGCCAGCTCTACCTGGCCTGGCAGAGCGGCATGGACATGTGCAGTGCTGGCTGGCTGGCCGACCGCAGTGTGCGCTACCCCATCTCCAAAGCCCGGCCCAACTGCGGGGGCAACCTGCTGGGCGTGAGGACCGTCTACCTGCATGCCAACCAGACGGGCTACCCTGACCCCTCATCCCGCTACGACGCCATCTGCTAcacag gtGAAGACTTTGTGGACATCCCAGAAAACTTCTTCGGGGTGGGTGGTGAGGAGGACATCACCATCCAGACAGTGACCTGGCCTGATGTGGAGCTGCCTCTGCCCCGAAACGTCACTGAGGGTGAAGCCCGAGGCAACGTGATCCTTACTGTGAAACCCATCTTTGACGTCTCCCCCACTATCCCGGAGCCCGAGGAGCCCTTCACGTTTGTCCCCGAAGTAGGGGCCACTGCCTTCCCTGAGGCTGAGAACAGGACTGGAGAGGCCACCAGGCCCTGGGGTGTCCCCGAGGAGTCCACGCCTGGCCTGGCCTTCACCGCCTTCACCAGCGAGGACCATGTGGTGCAGGTGACCGCAGTCCCAGGCGCCACCGAGGTTCCCGGGCGGCCACGATTGCCGGGGG gggtTGTGTTCCACTACCGGCCAGGCTCTGCCCGCTACGCCCTGACGTTTGCGGAGGCTCAGCAGGCCTGCCTGCGCACCGGGGCAGTGATCGCCTCCCCGGAGCAGCTCCAGGCCGCCTATGAAGCAGGCTACGAGCAGTGTGATGCTGGCTGGCTGCAAGACCAGACTGTCAG ATACCCCATCGTGAGCCCACGAACCCCATGTGTGGGTGATAAAGACAGCAGCCCGGGAGTCAGGACCTACGGCGTCCGGCCACCGTCCGAAACCTATGATGTCTACTGCTACGTGGACAGGCTCGAGG gggAGGTGTTCTTTGTCACACGCCCGGAGCAGTTCACCTTCGAGGAGGCCCTAGCATTCTGTGAATCCCACAACGCCACACTGGCCTCCACGGGCCAGCTCTACGCCGCCTGGAGCGGGGGCCTGGACAAGTGCTATGCTGGCTGGCTGTCCGACGGCAGCCTCCGCTACCCCATCGTCACCCCGAGGCCCTCCTGTGGCGGAGACAAGCCAGGCGTGAGAACGGTCTACCTTTACCCCAACCAGACAGGCCTCCCAGACCCACTGTCCCGGCATCATGCCTTCTGCTTCCGAG GTGTCTCAGCAGCGCCCTCTCCAGGAGAAGAAGAGGGTGGCACAGCCACGCCCTCTGTGGAGGACTGGATCGCTACCCAAGTGGTGCCTGGTGTGGCTGCTGTCCCCTCCGGAGAGGAGACCACAACAAGCCCAGACTTCACCACTGAGCCAGAAAACCAGACGGAATGGGAACTGGCCTACACCCCAGTGGGCACTTCCCCACCACCAG ggATCCCTCCAACATGGCCTCCCACCAGCGCAGCAACAGAGGAGAGCACAGAAGGCCCTTCTGGAACGGAAGTGCCCTCAGCCTCGGAGGAGCCGTCCCCCTCGGAGGAGCCAGCCCCCTCGGAGGAGCCCTTCCCCTGGGAGGAGCCATCCACCCTTGCCCCCCCAGTGCCCAGTGGGACTGAGCTGCCAGGCTCTGGGGAGGCATCCGGGGTACCCGAAGTCAGTGGTGACTTCACAGGCAGTGGAGAAGTTTCAGGACGTCTGGACTCCAGTGGACAGCCCTCAGGGGAAATTTCAAGTGGACTGCCCTCTGGAGATCTTGACTCCAGTGGTCTCACCTCTGCAGTGGGCTCAGGCCTGCCTGTGGAAAGTGGACTGGCCTCCGGGGATGAAGATAGAATTACAGGGCCCAGCATTCCTAAAGTTGGAGGTGAGGGCCTGGAGACTTCTGCCTCTGGAGTAGGAGACCTCAGCGGGCTGCCTTCTGCAGAAGGTCCAGAAGTCTCTGCCTCTGGAGTAGAGGTCCTCAGCGGGCTGCCTTCTGGAGAAGGTCCAGAAGTCTCTGCCTCTGGAGTAGGGGACCTCAGTGGACTGCCTTCTGGAGAAGGTCCAGAAGTCTCTGCCTCTGGAGTAGAGGTCCTCAGCGGGCTGCCTTCTGGAGAAGGTCCAGAAGTCTCTGCCTCTGGAGTAGGGGACCTCAGCGGACTGCCTTCTGGAGAAGGTCCAGAAGTCTCTGCCTCTGGAGTAGAGGTCCTCAGCGGGCTGCCTTCTGGAGAAGGTCCAGAAGTCTCTGCCTCTGGAGTAGAGATCCTCAGCGGGCTGCCTTCTGGAGAAGGTCCAGAAGTCTCTGCCTCTGGAGTAGGGGACCTCAGCGGACTACCTTCTGGAGAAGGTCCAGAAGTCTCTACCTCTGGAGTAGAGGTCCTCAGCGGGCTGCCTTCTGCAGAAGGTCCAGAAGTCTCTGCCTCTGGAGTAGAGGTCCTCAGCGGGCTGCCTTCTGGAGAAGGTCCAGAAGTCTCTGCCTCTGGAGTAGGGGATCTCAGTGGACTGCCTTCTGCAGAAGGTCCAGAAGTCTCTGCCTCTGGAGTAGAGGTCCTCAGCGGGCTGCCTTCTGCAGAAGGTCCAGAAGTCTCTGCCTCTGGAGTAGAGGTCCTCAGCGGGCTGCCTTCTGCAGAAGGTCCAGAAGTCTCTGCCTCTGGAGTAGAGGTCCTCAGCGGGCTGCCTTCTGCAGAAGGTCCAGAAGTCTCTGCCTCTGGAGTAGAGGTCCTCAGCGGGCTGCCTTCTGGAGAAGGTCCAGAAGTCTCTGCCTCTGGAGTAGAGGTCCTCAGCGGGCTGCCTTCTGGAGAAGGTCCAGAAGTCTCTGCCTCTGGAGTAGGGGACCTCAGCGGACTGCCTTCTGGAGAAGGTCCAGAAGTCTCTGCCTCTGGAGTAGAGGTCCTCAGCGGGCTGCCTTCTGGAGAAGGTCCAGAAGTCTCTGCCTCTGGAGTAGAGGTCGTCAGCGGGCTGCCTTCTGGAGAAGGTCCAGAAGTCTCTGCCTCTGGAATAGGGGACCTCAGTGGACTTCCTTCTGGAAGAGAAGGTCTAGAGACCTCTGCCTCTGGAGTAGGGGACCTCAGCGGGCTGCCTTCTGGAATAGAGGGTCATCCAGAGACTTCTGCTTCTGGAGTAGGGGACCTCAGTGAATTTTATTCTGGAGGGGAGGGTCTGGAGACCTCTGCTTCTGGAGCTGAGGAACTCAGTGGGTTGCCTTCTGGAAAAGAAGACTTGATTGGGTCAGCTTCCGGAGACTTGGACTTAGGCAGAATACCTTCTGGAACTCCAGGAAGTGGGCAAGCTCCAGAAGCAAGTGGCCTTCCATCTGGATTTAGTGGTGAGTATTCTGGGGTGGACCTTGGAAGTGGCCCATCCTCTGGCCTACCTGACTTTAGTGGACTTCCCTCTGGATTCCCAACCATCTCCCTGGTGGATACTACATTGGTGGAAGTGGTCACAGCCACCACTGCAAGTGAACTGGAAGGGAGGGGGACTATTGGCATTAGTGGTGCCGGAGAAACATCTGGGCTGCCCTTAAGCGAGTTGGACATTAGTGGGGCAGTTAGCGGACTCCCATCAGGAGCTGAACTCAGTGGCCAAGCCTCTGGGTCTCCTGACACCAGTGGGGAAACATCTGGATTCTTTGGTGTCAGTGGACAGCCATCAGGATTTCCTGACATCAGCGGGGGAACATCTGGGCTTTTTGAAGTCAGTGGGCAGGCATCAGGGTTTTCTGGGGAAACATCTGCAGTGACTGAGCTCAGTGGACTGGTCTCCGGCCAACCAGATGTCAGTGGAGAAGCTTCTGGAGTTCTTTCTGGCAGTGGTCAACCATTTGGCATAACCGACCTGAGTGGGGAAACATCTGGGGTCCCTGGTGTCAGTGGCGCGACCTCTGGAATCCCTGACCTGGTTCCCAGTGCCGTGAGTGGCAGCGGTGCATCTTCTGGCATTACATTTGTGGACACCAGTTTGGTCGAAGTGACCCCAACtacatttaaagaagaagaaggctTGGGGTCTGTGGAACTCAGTGGACTCCCTTCAGGGGAGGCAGGTCTGTCAGGCACATCTGGGATCATGGATGTCAGTGGACAGTCTTCTGGAGCAGTTGACTCCGGCGGGTTTACCTCCCCGCCTCCAGAATTCAGTGGCCTGCCAAGTGCAGTAGCTGAGGTCAGTGGAGAATCCTCCGGGGCAGAGATCGGGAGCAGCCTGCCCTCAGGAGCATATGACGGCAGTGGACTTGCTTCTGGTTTCCCCACTGTCTCTCTTGTAGACAGGACTTTGGTGGAATCTGTAACCCAGGCTCCAACAGCCCAAGAAGCAGGAGAAGGGCCTTCGGGCATTGTGGAACTCAGTGGTGCCCATTCTGGAGCACCAGACGTGTCTGGAGACCATTCGGGATTTTTGGACCCGAGCGGGCCGCGGTCCGGGCTGGTGGAGCCCAGTGGGGAGCCATCAAGTACTCCGTATTTTAGTGGGGACTTTTCTGGCACTGTGGATGTAAGTGGCGAATCTTCTGCGGCCACGGGCACCGGTGGAGGGGCCTCAGGACTTCCAGAAGTCACTTTAATCACTTCTGAGTTCGTGGAGGGTGTCACTGAACCAACCGTGTCCCAGGAACTTGCACAAAGACCCCCTGTGACACACACACCCCGGCTTTTCGAGTCCAGTGGAGAAGCCTCTGCGTCTGGGGAAATTAGTGGAGCCACCCCAACGTTCCCCGGGTCTGGGGTAGGATCGGTCCCGGAATCCAGCAGCGAGACACCTGCCTTTCCTGAGGCTGGAGCGGGGGCTTCTGCTGCCCCTGAGGCGAGCGGAGGGGCTTCTGGGTCCCCTGATGTAAGTGAAGCCACCTCCACCTTCCCCGACGCTGATGTGGAGGGAGGCTCAGGCCTGGCGGTGAGCGGCAGCACCTCAGCCTTTCCGGAAGGCCCCGGGGAGGGCTCGGCCACCCCGGAAGCACGGGAGGAGCCAACCACCACCCACGATGTGGGCACAGAGGCATCGGGCTGGGCTTCGGCCACTCCGATGGCTTCTGGAGACAGGACTGAAATCGGCGGAGACCTGTCTGGTCACACGTCAGGGCTGGACGTGGTCATCAGCACCAGCGTGCCAGAGTCTGAATGGACCCAGCAGACCCAGCGCCCTGCAGAGGCACACCTAGAAATCGAGTCCTCAAGCCCCTTGCACTCAGGAGAAGAGACCCAAACAGCCGAAACAGCCACCTTCCCCACAGATGCTTCCATCCCAACTCCTCCAGGAGGGACAGATGAATCCGCGGTAACCGTTGCAG CCCCTGCCAGGTCCTGTGCCAAGGAGCCCTGTGGCAGTGCAGTCTGccaggagacagagggacacatcACATGCCTGTACCCCCCTGGCCCCACCGGCAAGAACTGCAACATAG ACATTGATGAGTGCCTCTCAAGCCCTTGTCTGAATGGAGCCACCTGCGTGGACGCCATCGACTCTTTCACATGCTTATGCCTTCCCAGCTACCGAGGGGACCTGTGTGAGATTG ACCAAGAGCTGTGTGAGGAGGGCTGGACCAAGTTCCAGGGCCACTGTTACCGCTACTTCCCCGACCGCGAGAGCTGGGTGGATGCAGAGAGCCGGTGTCGGGCACAGCAGTCACACCTGAGCAGCATTGTCACCCCGGAGGAGCAGGAGTTTGTCAACA ACAACGCCCAAGACTACCAGTGGATCGGCCTGAACGACAGGACCATCGAAGGGGACTTCCGCTGGTCAGACGGACACTCCTTG cAATTTGAGAACTGGCGCCCCAACCAGCCGGACAACTTCTTCGTCAGCGGAGAAGACTGCGTGGTGATGATCTGGCACGAGAAGGGAGAGTGGAATGACGTTCCCTGCAATTACTACCTGCCCTTCACGTGTAAAAAGGGCACAG TGGCCTGTGGAGACCCCCCGGTGGTGGAGCACGCCAGGACCTTCGGGCAGAAGAAGGACCGGTACGAGATCAATTCCCTGGTTCGGTACCAGTGCACTGAGGGCTTTGTCCAGCGCCATGTGCCCACCATCCGGTGCCAGCCCAGCGGGCACTGGGAGGAGCCTCGGATCACCTGCACAGACC CCTCCACGTACAAGCGCAGACTACAGAAGCGGAGCTCACGGCCCGCCCGGAGGAGCCGCCCCAGCACTGCCCACTGA